In Chitinophaga sp. HK235, a single window of DNA contains:
- a CDS encoding NAD(P)/FAD-dependent oxidoreductase translates to MGLQHHIIIIGGGLAGLTGAIHLSRAGLPVTLIEKNRFPKHKVCGEYISNEVLPYLQWLGADPAELGPADISRLLLSAANGKTLTASLPLGGFGISRYAMDAFLLNKALAAGVRLVTDTVTAVYYEDNRFTVETQEHGSFEGTVALGAYGKRSMLDQRLSRDFLQQRAPWLAVKGHYEGDFPDDLVALHNFPGGYCGVSKIETGHLNICYLVSTDSFRQYGDIQQHREEVMYRNIHLREIFSYSRALFEQPLTISQICFDEKTKVEQHMLMTGDTAGLIHPLCGNGMAMAIDSARMAAEGVLRFCRETDYSRRQLEDDYSKRWERVFGRRMKTGRLLNNLFLKDRLSTWLVQQMASFPAVLPFIIRQTHGRPLKVMNT, encoded by the coding sequence ATGGGTTTACAGCATCACATTATCATTATCGGCGGGGGGCTCGCCGGACTGACAGGAGCTATCCACCTTTCCCGTGCGGGATTGCCGGTGACCCTGATCGAGAAAAACAGATTTCCGAAACATAAAGTCTGCGGGGAATATATCTCCAATGAAGTATTGCCTTATTTGCAATGGCTGGGAGCAGACCCGGCAGAACTGGGTCCTGCAGATATTTCCCGGCTGCTGCTTTCTGCGGCTAATGGGAAAACGCTTACAGCCTCCCTGCCATTGGGTGGTTTTGGTATCAGCCGTTATGCGATGGACGCTTTCCTGTTGAACAAAGCGCTGGCAGCCGGCGTTAGGTTGGTGACAGACACTGTTACTGCTGTGTATTACGAGGATAACCGTTTTACGGTGGAAACACAGGAACACGGCAGTTTTGAAGGGACCGTGGCATTGGGGGCCTATGGAAAACGTTCTATGCTCGACCAGCGCCTGTCGAGGGACTTCCTGCAGCAGCGGGCACCATGGCTGGCTGTCAAAGGACATTATGAAGGTGATTTCCCCGATGACCTGGTAGCCCTGCATAATTTTCCGGGTGGTTACTGCGGCGTTTCGAAAATTGAAACCGGACATCTGAATATCTGTTATCTGGTAAGTACGGACAGCTTCCGCCAGTATGGAGATATCCAGCAGCATCGGGAAGAAGTGATGTATCGGAATATACATCTCAGGGAAATTTTTTCATATAGCCGTGCTTTGTTTGAGCAACCGCTTACCATCAGCCAGATATGTTTTGATGAGAAGACGAAGGTAGAACAGCATATGCTGATGACGGGTGATACCGCCGGACTCATTCATCCGCTTTGCGGTAATGGTATGGCGATGGCCATAGACAGTGCACGGATGGCAGCAGAAGGTGTATTGCGGTTTTGCAGGGAAACAGACTATTCCCGCCGGCAGTTGGAAGATGATTACAGCAAACGCTGGGAACGGGTTTTCGGCAGACGTATGAAAACAGGGCGGCTATTGAACAACCTTTTCCTGAAAGACAGGCTTTCCACCTGGCTGGTACAGCAGATGGCATCTTTCCCGGCAGTACTGCCATTTATCATCCGACAAACACATGGCAGGCCATTAAAAGTGATGAACACATGA
- a CDS encoding 3-hydroxyacyl-ACP dehydratase FabZ family protein: MTTTAILAKLPYSEPFLFVDTLEYIDEKKVIGSFTFRPDMDFYKGHFKHYAVTPGVLLTEVMAQIGLVCLGIYLTGGAEDLAFGLTATNVEFMVPVLPGEKVTVTGEKDYFRFGKLKCKVVMTNAGGEEVSSGVMAGMIIPRKS; the protein is encoded by the coding sequence ATGACGACAACAGCTATATTAGCAAAACTACCATACAGCGAACCTTTTTTATTTGTAGATACGCTGGAATATATTGATGAAAAAAAAGTGATCGGCAGCTTTACTTTCCGGCCTGATATGGACTTTTACAAAGGACATTTCAAACATTATGCTGTTACGCCGGGTGTATTGCTCACGGAGGTAATGGCACAGATAGGCCTGGTATGTCTGGGCATCTATCTGACCGGAGGTGCGGAAGATCTGGCTTTTGGCCTGACCGCTACGAATGTAGAGTTTATGGTGCCGGTGTTGCCGGGGGAGAAGGTGACCGTTACAGGTGAAAAGGATTATTTTCGTTTTGGTAAACTGAAATGTAAAGTAGTAATGACCAATGCAGGGGGGGAGGAAGTGAGCAGTGGTGTAATGGCCGGGATGATCATCCCCCGTAAATCGTAA
- a CDS encoding acyl carrier protein: protein MDKTALMATIKEVVQPYTKNPEALATLNEDTDFIRDLKINSANLVDVVLDVEEKFNIVIDNDSMEKMINVKSAMEVVENKLAATS, encoded by the coding sequence ATGGATAAAACAGCTTTGATGGCCACTATCAAGGAAGTGGTGCAGCCCTACACCAAAAATCCTGAGGCGCTTGCAACCCTCAATGAAGACACGGACTTTATCCGTGATTTGAAAATCAATTCCGCTAACCTGGTGGATGTGGTGCTGGACGTGGAAGAAAAATTCAACATTGTAATTGATAACGATTCCATGGAGAAAATGATCAATGTAAAATCCGCTATGGAAGTAGTGGAAAACAAACTGGCCGCTACCTCATGA
- a CDS encoding beta-ketoacyl synthase, with protein MSVRVVITGLGVVAPNGAGVPAFREAVINGVSGIRYDPKLAAMDFSCRIAGTPEVTEAMKLRYFEPLELKGFNSEAVLYGVMAGVEAWQDAGLPLANGATQPDWDSGVVFGTGSSGVDKWREAIYQVDEGKVRRLGSTVISQTMASSISAWLGGKLALGNQVTTNSSACTTGAESVMMAYDRIRSGKALRMLAGSTTDGGPYVWAGFDAMRICTFKNNDRPEAGSRPMSASASGFVPGAGAGALVVESLDSALQRGATIYAEIAGGHVNSGGQLGEGSMTAPNSEAVQRCIREAVREAGIHPDEIDAINGHLTATSKDATEILNWSQALNRKGADFPYVNALKCMVGHCLSASGSIELVSAVLQLKEGFLFPNINSEDLHPEIAAIVPRERIPLQLMNKALQVVAKASFGFGDVNACIILKKYKP; from the coding sequence ATGTCTGTTCGGGTAGTTATAACAGGACTTGGTGTGGTGGCACCCAATGGAGCTGGTGTACCTGCTTTCCGCGAGGCGGTCATCAATGGTGTTTCCGGTATCCGGTATGATCCGAAGCTGGCAGCAATGGATTTTTCCTGTCGCATTGCAGGGACGCCGGAAGTAACGGAGGCTATGAAGCTGCGTTATTTTGAGCCGCTGGAGCTGAAAGGATTCAACAGCGAAGCGGTCCTTTACGGAGTGATGGCAGGTGTAGAAGCCTGGCAGGACGCGGGTTTGCCGCTGGCCAATGGTGCAACGCAGCCCGACTGGGACAGCGGTGTTGTATTTGGTACCGGTTCTTCCGGAGTGGATAAATGGCGGGAAGCGATTTATCAGGTAGATGAAGGAAAAGTACGTCGTTTAGGCAGCACCGTTATTTCACAAACGATGGCCAGCAGTATCAGTGCCTGGCTGGGAGGGAAGCTGGCACTGGGCAACCAGGTGACTACTAATTCATCCGCTTGTACTACCGGTGCTGAGAGTGTGATGATGGCCTATGACAGGATACGGTCGGGTAAGGCCCTGCGCATGCTGGCAGGCAGTACCACCGACGGCGGTCCTTATGTATGGGCCGGGTTTGATGCCATGCGTATATGTACCTTTAAAAATAATGACCGGCCCGAAGCGGGTTCCAGGCCTATGAGTGCCAGTGCCAGCGGTTTTGTGCCGGGAGCAGGCGCAGGTGCGCTGGTAGTAGAATCGCTGGATAGTGCCCTGCAAAGAGGTGCTACCATTTATGCAGAGATCGCCGGTGGACATGTTAATTCCGGAGGCCAGCTGGGAGAAGGAAGTATGACGGCACCCAACAGTGAAGCGGTACAACGCTGCATCCGGGAAGCAGTCCGTGAAGCAGGTATTCATCCCGATGAAATTGATGCGATCAACGGTCATCTTACGGCTACCAGCAAGGATGCTACGGAGATTCTCAACTGGAGCCAGGCACTCAACAGAAAAGGAGCGGACTTCCCTTATGTAAATGCCCTGAAATGTATGGTGGGACACTGTTTGAGTGCTTCCGGCAGTATAGAGCTGGTATCCGCTGTGCTGCAGTTGAAAGAAGGTTTCCTTTTCCCGAATATAAATAGTGAAGACCTGCATCCGGAGATAGCGGCTATCGTACCCCGGGAACGCATCCCTCTGCAGTTGATGAATAAAGCGCTGCAGGTAGTTGCCAAAGCCAGTTTTGGTTTCGGCGACGTCAATGCCTGTATCATTCTTAAAAAATATAAACCCTGA
- a CDS encoding helix-turn-helix domain-containing protein: MNFGKAIRTLRKHSNQSQQEFADDIGISQTSLSLIESGKTKPTGATLDRIAEKFKTRAAIIAMAAIEVEKDVPPGKRKLFKELFPDFEENVWTLIFHK; the protein is encoded by the coding sequence ATGAACTTCGGGAAAGCAATCAGAACATTACGCAAACACAGCAATCAGAGTCAGCAGGAATTCGCTGATGACATTGGCATCAGCCAGACAAGTCTTTCACTCATTGAAAGCGGCAAAACAAAACCCACAGGTGCCACCCTCGACAGGATCGCTGAAAAATTTAAAACCAGAGCAGCAATCATTGCGATGGCGGCCATCGAAGTAGAGAAAGACGTTCCTCCCGGCAAAAGAAAACTGTTTAAAGAGCTATTCCCGGATTTTGAAGAAAATGTATGGACACTCATTTTCCATAAATAA
- a CDS encoding 4'-phosphopantetheinyl transferase superfamily protein, whose product MIGNDVVDLELAAAENNWRRAGYLEKICTPAERQLVQDATDPDRMVWLLWSAKEAAYKIVHRTTGQRIYAPHRYAVQLSGRDTGTICYETMIFHFRTTVDGSRLHSIAVPAEHLWYQLSCGVEAGELLLKDEQGVPFVREVSSGRRRPASVSHHGKYYEVVSLKI is encoded by the coding sequence ATGATCGGCAACGATGTGGTAGATCTGGAGCTGGCTGCTGCAGAAAATAACTGGCGGCGGGCAGGTTATCTGGAAAAGATATGTACACCGGCAGAGCGGCAGTTGGTACAGGATGCAACTGATCCGGACCGTATGGTATGGCTGTTGTGGAGTGCCAAGGAGGCTGCCTACAAGATAGTACACCGAACCACCGGACAACGTATCTATGCCCCACATCGTTATGCCGTGCAACTTTCCGGAAGGGATACCGGAACCATTTGTTATGAAACCATGATTTTTCATTTTCGTACAACCGTTGACGGTAGTAGACTGCATTCAATTGCTGTTCCTGCTGAGCATTTATGGTATCAGCTTTCCTGTGGTGTAGAAGCAGGTGAACTACTGCTGAAAGATGAACAGGGAGTGCCGTTTGTCAGGGAAGTAAGTAGTGGAAGACGACGGCCTGCGTCGGTCAGTCACCATGGAAAATATTACGAGGTGGTAAGCCTGAAGATATGA
- a CDS encoding type III polyketide synthase: MSVKIQSVAKALPAYTRPTSEIMPYLDLWLAGQEERFVKKVKKIFENAAVDQRYSIMNAEEVFNNTSFEEKNNIYIRECTELGKKCLQGALEKAGLKGEEIDYIITVSCTGFMIPSMDAYLINALQLRQDIVRLPVTEMGCAAGVSGMIYAYQFLKANPGKRAAVVAVESPTATFQHNDYSMANIVSAAIFGDGAACVILSSHEDDKGPAIVGAEMYHFYEATHLMGFHLSNTGLQMVLDIAVPEQIASHFSDIIYPFLERNGTTMEAVNQLIFHPGGRKIIQTVEEIFSGSGKNIDDTKEVLRLYGNMSSATVLYVLERILDKAIPPGDKGLMLSFGPGFSAQRILLQW; encoded by the coding sequence ATGAGCGTAAAAATTCAATCAGTAGCAAAGGCATTACCAGCGTATACCAGGCCTACCAGCGAAATAATGCCATACCTTGACCTATGGCTTGCCGGACAGGAAGAACGGTTTGTAAAAAAGGTAAAAAAGATTTTTGAGAATGCAGCAGTAGATCAGCGGTATTCTATCATGAATGCAGAGGAAGTATTTAACAATACCTCTTTTGAAGAGAAGAACAATATTTACATCCGGGAATGCACGGAGCTGGGGAAAAAATGTTTGCAGGGTGCACTGGAAAAGGCTGGTCTGAAAGGAGAAGAGATAGACTATATCATCACTGTCAGTTGTACCGGTTTTATGATCCCTTCTATGGACGCGTATCTGATCAATGCGTTGCAGTTAAGGCAGGACATTGTTCGTTTACCCGTTACCGAGATGGGTTGTGCAGCAGGTGTTTCGGGGATGATCTATGCTTATCAGTTTCTGAAGGCCAACCCCGGGAAAAGGGCTGCGGTAGTGGCGGTAGAATCACCTACAGCCACCTTTCAGCATAACGACTATTCCATGGCCAACATTGTCAGCGCCGCTATTTTCGGAGATGGTGCTGCCTGCGTGATATTATCTTCCCATGAAGATGATAAAGGACCTGCGATTGTGGGAGCAGAGATGTATCATTTTTATGAAGCTACCCACCTGATGGGTTTCCATCTTTCCAATACCGGTTTGCAGATGGTGTTGGATATTGCAGTGCCAGAGCAGATAGCAAGCCATTTCTCTGATATCATTTATCCGTTCCTGGAGCGTAATGGTACTACCATGGAAGCGGTGAACCAGCTGATCTTTCATCCCGGAGGAAGAAAAATTATTCAGACAGTGGAAGAGATTTTCAGTGGTTCCGGTAAAAACATTGACGATACAAAAGAAGTATTACGGTTATACGGTAATATGTCCAGTGCCACGGTACTGTATGTCCTGGAACGTATACTGGACAAAGCGATACCGCCGGGAGATAAAGGGTTGATGCTGAGTTTTGGTCCTGGTTTTTCAGCACAAAGAATACTATTGCAATGGTAA
- a CDS encoding enoyl-ACP reductase, which translates to MVRDFASQQYWALILGGSSGLGLASARKLAEKGMHLCIVHRNAGVEMEQVNADFEALRATGVQVISFNVSITNTEKRAFVLQELQQQMGAAGRVRCLLHSVAKGTLKAMTGDQALQTDDMMITLEHMAVSLHDWTQSVWQQGLFAGDARVLSFTSEGSSKAWQHYAAVSAAKASLEAISRSIALEFGPYGIRANCLQAGVTDTRSLRMIPGHEQLLAHSIARTPFQRLTTPEDVANMVYLLCKDEAAWVTGAVIPVDGGAHIH; encoded by the coding sequence ATGGTAAGGGATTTTGCATCACAACAATACTGGGCACTCATTCTGGGTGGCAGCAGCGGGTTGGGGCTGGCATCGGCCCGCAAGCTGGCTGAGAAGGGTATGCATCTCTGCATTGTGCATCGAAATGCAGGCGTGGAAATGGAGCAGGTGAATGCTGATTTTGAGGCGTTGCGGGCAACAGGCGTACAGGTGATTTCGTTTAATGTAAGCATTACCAACACAGAAAAAAGGGCGTTTGTTTTACAGGAGCTGCAACAACAAATGGGAGCAGCAGGACGGGTGCGATGTTTGTTGCACAGCGTGGCTAAAGGGACCTTAAAAGCGATGACTGGTGATCAGGCACTACAAACAGATGATATGATGATCACGCTGGAACATATGGCGGTGAGCCTACATGACTGGACACAGTCGGTATGGCAACAGGGACTTTTTGCGGGTGATGCGCGTGTATTGTCATTTACCAGTGAGGGCAGCAGCAAAGCATGGCAGCACTATGCGGCTGTGTCGGCCGCCAAAGCCTCCCTGGAGGCTATCAGCCGTAGCATCGCGCTGGAGTTCGGGCCCTATGGTATCCGGGCCAACTGCCTGCAGGCCGGCGTAACGGATACACGCTCCCTGCGTATGATTCCGGGGCATGAACAGCTGTTGGCCCACAGTATTGCCCGTACCCCTTTTCAACGGCTTACCACACCCGAAGATGTGGCAAATATGGTGTATCTTTTATGTAAAGATGAAGCGGCCTGGGTAACCGGCGCGGTGATCCCGGTAGACGGAGGTGCACATATACATTGA
- a CDS encoding methyltransferase domain-containing protein, whose amino-acid sequence MILNTRERVLAPEIMDDFSMEGERLQRALDKIAKINRKLGGNRITLKGVATLMRQLPPEREVTIVDIGCGNGDMLRALADEGRKRGWKLRLVGIDANRFTVHHAAGLSADYPEISYDCIDVTHDSFVEMEYDIVLLTLTLHHFTDAVIFELMQHFCRRATVGVVVNDLHRSSIAYRLFQLLCYVLRLEEMTRYDGLTSIMRGFKKPELVKLSRQLNIRNYSLRWRWAFRYQWVISNL is encoded by the coding sequence ATGATACTCAATACCAGAGAACGTGTGCTGGCGCCTGAGATCATGGACGATTTTTCCATGGAAGGAGAACGCCTGCAAAGGGCATTGGACAAAATAGCAAAGATCAACCGGAAACTGGGAGGCAACAGGATTACACTGAAAGGCGTAGCAACACTGATGCGGCAACTGCCTCCTGAAAGAGAAGTGACTATCGTGGATATCGGGTGTGGCAATGGTGATATGCTGCGGGCACTGGCAGATGAAGGACGTAAACGAGGATGGAAGCTGCGCCTGGTGGGAATTGACGCCAATCGTTTTACAGTACATCATGCAGCAGGACTATCTGCGGATTATCCGGAAATCAGTTACGACTGTATCGATGTGACCCATGATTCTTTTGTGGAGATGGAATATGATATTGTGTTATTAACACTGACCCTGCATCATTTTACGGATGCAGTCATATTTGAACTGATGCAACATTTCTGCAGGCGTGCTACGGTGGGGGTTGTGGTGAATGACCTGCATCGCAGCAGTATCGCCTACCGGCTGTTTCAGCTGTTGTGTTATGTGCTGAGGCTGGAGGAGATGACCCGTTATGACGGGCTGACCTCCATTATGCGTGGTTTTAAAAAGCCGGAGCTGGTAAAGCTTTCCCGGCAACTGAATATCAGGAATTACAGTCTGCGTTGGCGATGGGCTTTCCGTTACCAATGGGTTATATCAAATTTATGA